A genomic window from Triticum urartu cultivar G1812 chromosome 7, Tu2.1, whole genome shotgun sequence includes:
- the LOC125521280 gene encoding nucleosome assembly protein 1;1 isoform X2 — MGGEKENLDLSDLNTSLPAAAAALSAEDRVGLVNALKDKLQSLAGQHADVLESLSPNVRRRVEFLRGIQSQHDEIETKFFEERAALEAKYQKLYEPLYAKRYDIVNGVVEVDGVAKEPTTENAAEGGDSDAKGVPDFWLTALKTNDVLTEEIQERDEPVLKYLKDIKWSRIDDPKGFKLEFFFDTNPFFKNSVLTKSYHMVDEDDPILEKAIGTEIEWYPGKNVTQKILKKKPKKGSKNTKPITKTEECESFFNFFSPPQVPEDDEDIDEEAADELQGQMEHDYDIGSTIRDKIIPHAVSWFTGEAVQAEDFDDMEDGDEDDDDEDDDDDEEDDEDEDDDEDEDEDEEELNKPTKKVAGKPKGPSKGGAQGNAEQPTECKQQ; from the exons ATGGGCGGCGAGAAGGAGAACCTCGACCTCTCCGACCTCAACACctccctccccgccgccgccgccg CCCTCAGCGCCGAGGACCGCGTCGGCCTCGTCAATGCCCTGAAG GACAAGCTGCAGAGCTTGGCGGGGCAGCATGCGGACGTGCTCGAGTCGCTCTCGCCCAATGTCAGGAGGCGTGTTGAGTTTCTGAGGGGCATTCAG AGCCAACATGATGAGATTGAGACGAAGTTTTTCGAGGAACGGGCTGCCCTTGAAGCCAAGTACCAGAAGCTGTATGAACCATTGTATGCTAAG AGGTATGACATTGTAAATGGAGTTGTGGAGGTTGATGGTGTTGCTAAAGAACCTACCACTGAAAATGCTGCCGAGGGGGGAGATTCAGATG CTAAAGGTGTCCCAGATTTTTGGCTCACTGCTTTGAAAACAAATGACGTGTTGACTGAGGAG ATCCAAGAGCGTGATGAGCCTGTTTTGAAATATCTAAAGGATATCAAGTGGTCTAGAATTGATGACCCCAAGGGTTTCAAGCTTGAGTTTTTCTTTGATACAAACCCTTTCTTCAAGAACTCTGTCCTAACAAAATCCTATCATATGGTTGATGAGGATGACCCAATTTTGGAGAAAGCAATCGG GACTGAAATTGAGTGGTATCCTGGGAAAAATGTGACACAGAAGATTCTAAAGAAGAAACCCAAGAAAGGTTCAAAGAACACCAAGCCTATTACTAAAACTGAAGAGTGTGAGAGCTTCTTCAACTTTTTCAGCCCCCCACAAGTACctgaggatgatgaggacattgATGAAGAAGCC GCTGATGAGCTTCAGGGTCAAATGGAGCATGATTATGACATTGG GTCTACCATAAGGGACAAGATCATCCCTCATGCTGTTTCTTGGTTTACGGGCGAGGCTGTGCAAGCTGAGGATTTTGATGATATGGAAGATGgtgacgaggatgacgacgatgaggatgatgatgatgatgaagaagatgatgaggatgaggacgatgatgaggatgaggatgaagACGAGGAAGAGCTAAACAAGCCAACAAAGAAG
- the LOC125521280 gene encoding nucleosome assembly protein 1;1 isoform X1, with protein MGGEKENLDLSDLNTSLPAAAAALSAEDRVGLVNALKDKLQSLAGQHADVLESLSPNVRRRVEFLRGIQSQHDEIETKFFEERAALEAKYQKLYEPLYAKRYDIVNGVVEVDGVAKEPTTENAAEGGDSDGMKSKFALPLRDHHSDVLLTSFSAKGVPDFWLTALKTNDVLTEEIQERDEPVLKYLKDIKWSRIDDPKGFKLEFFFDTNPFFKNSVLTKSYHMVDEDDPILEKAIGTEIEWYPGKNVTQKILKKKPKKGSKNTKPITKTEECESFFNFFSPPQVPEDDEDIDEEAADELQGQMEHDYDIGSTIRDKIIPHAVSWFTGEAVQAEDFDDMEDGDEDDDDEDDDDDEEDDEDEDDDEDEDEDEEELNKPTKKVAGKPKGPSKGGAQGNAEQPTECKQQ; from the exons ATGGGCGGCGAGAAGGAGAACCTCGACCTCTCCGACCTCAACACctccctccccgccgccgccgccg CCCTCAGCGCCGAGGACCGCGTCGGCCTCGTCAATGCCCTGAAG GACAAGCTGCAGAGCTTGGCGGGGCAGCATGCGGACGTGCTCGAGTCGCTCTCGCCCAATGTCAGGAGGCGTGTTGAGTTTCTGAGGGGCATTCAG AGCCAACATGATGAGATTGAGACGAAGTTTTTCGAGGAACGGGCTGCCCTTGAAGCCAAGTACCAGAAGCTGTATGAACCATTGTATGCTAAG AGGTATGACATTGTAAATGGAGTTGTGGAGGTTGATGGTGTTGCTAAAGAACCTACCACTGAAAATGCTGCCGAGGGGGGAGATTCAGATGGTATGAAATCAAAGTTTGCACTTCCTCTTAGAGACCACCATTCTGATGTGCTGTTAACCTCTTTTTCAGCTAAAGGTGTCCCAGATTTTTGGCTCACTGCTTTGAAAACAAATGACGTGTTGACTGAGGAG ATCCAAGAGCGTGATGAGCCTGTTTTGAAATATCTAAAGGATATCAAGTGGTCTAGAATTGATGACCCCAAGGGTTTCAAGCTTGAGTTTTTCTTTGATACAAACCCTTTCTTCAAGAACTCTGTCCTAACAAAATCCTATCATATGGTTGATGAGGATGACCCAATTTTGGAGAAAGCAATCGG GACTGAAATTGAGTGGTATCCTGGGAAAAATGTGACACAGAAGATTCTAAAGAAGAAACCCAAGAAAGGTTCAAAGAACACCAAGCCTATTACTAAAACTGAAGAGTGTGAGAGCTTCTTCAACTTTTTCAGCCCCCCACAAGTACctgaggatgatgaggacattgATGAAGAAGCC GCTGATGAGCTTCAGGGTCAAATGGAGCATGATTATGACATTGG GTCTACCATAAGGGACAAGATCATCCCTCATGCTGTTTCTTGGTTTACGGGCGAGGCTGTGCAAGCTGAGGATTTTGATGATATGGAAGATGgtgacgaggatgacgacgatgaggatgatgatgatgatgaagaagatgatgaggatgaggacgatgatgaggatgaggatgaagACGAGGAAGAGCTAAACAAGCCAACAAAGAAG